In one window of Candidatus Sulfuricurvum sp. RIFRC-1 DNA:
- the nspC gene encoding carboxynorspermidine decarboxylase, with product MSIDFSKLPHTPCYICEEALLEKNLQVMERVQRESGAKIILALKGFAMWSTFPLVSKYLHGCTASGLHEAKLAREKMNKEVHTYSPAFKDEDIDEIAQISDDIVFNSPAQFRRYYERVKSINPNISVSLRVNPEYSSSPVDLYNPCGVYSRLGTTIANFDDTIVSKLDGLNFHALCEQNIDALEGVLDAFEAKFGDYIDGMKYINFGGGHHITRVDYDVDRLIDVIKEFKKRHNDITVYLEPGEAIGWQTGPLVASVLDIVHNGMDIAILDSSAEAHMPDTLAMPYRAMIRGSGEAGEKAYTYRFGGNTCLAGDIMGDYSFDEPLKVGDYIIFEDQIHYTFVKNTTFNGIKLPSLAIWTKEGELKIVHEFGYEDYRNRLS from the coding sequence ATGAGTATCGATTTTTCAAAACTCCCCCACACCCCGTGCTATATTTGTGAAGAGGCTCTTTTAGAGAAAAACTTACAAGTTATGGAGCGTGTACAGCGTGAATCGGGAGCAAAAATCATCCTTGCACTCAAAGGATTTGCGATGTGGTCCACCTTTCCACTCGTATCCAAATACCTTCACGGATGTACGGCGAGTGGACTTCATGAAGCCAAATTAGCACGTGAGAAGATGAATAAAGAGGTTCACACCTACTCTCCGGCATTCAAAGACGAAGATATCGATGAGATCGCTCAAATCTCCGATGATATCGTATTCAACTCACCCGCACAGTTTCGCCGTTATTATGAGCGTGTCAAATCAATCAATCCTAACATCTCGGTATCCCTCCGCGTTAATCCGGAGTACTCATCATCACCGGTCGATCTCTATAACCCTTGCGGAGTTTACAGCCGTTTGGGTACAACAATAGCCAATTTTGACGATACGATTGTTTCCAAACTCGACGGGCTTAACTTCCACGCACTGTGCGAACAAAACATCGATGCCTTGGAAGGGGTCCTTGACGCGTTCGAAGCAAAATTCGGCGATTACATTGATGGAATGAAATACATCAATTTCGGAGGAGGGCACCATATCACCCGTGTCGATTATGATGTGGATCGTCTTATTGACGTTATCAAAGAATTTAAAAAACGGCACAACGATATCACCGTCTATCTCGAACCCGGAGAAGCGATCGGATGGCAAACCGGACCTTTGGTTGCATCGGTACTGGATATCGTCCACAACGGGATGGATATCGCCATCTTAGACAGCTCCGCTGAAGCACACATGCCCGACACCCTCGCAATGCCGTATCGAGCAATGATACGAGGTTCAGGAGAAGCGGGTGAAAAAGCGTATACGTACCGTTTTGGAGGAAATACGTGTCTCGCCGGGGATATCATGGGTGATTACTCATTTGATGAGCCGCTCAAAGTAGGTGATTATATTATCTTCGAAGATCAAATACACTATACATTTGTCAAAAATACAACCTTCAACGGGATCAAACTCCCATCACTTGCCATTTGGACCAAAGAGGGTGAACTCAAAATTGTCCATGAATTCGGATATGAGGATTATCGAAATCGTCTCTCTTGA